The following are from one region of the Stanieria sp. NIES-3757 genome:
- a CDS encoding AMP-dependent synthetase and ligase, with protein sequence MNITYHIERASKLFPDKTALIFEEKSYTYQELDRLANRMANGLTKLGVTKGDRVALFLPNIPEFIISYLGTLKLGAIAVSLNVMLKSSEVSFILNDCTAKVLVTTEELREQVIKPDIPQLQTILLAEQQIGRGISLDWIIANASPEAEAIDLNKKDPAAIVYTSGTTGFPKGATLSHGNIVSNMAAQNHCCNMTSGDRLLLYLPLFHCFGQNAVLNAGLNVGATIVLQRRFNPEQVLDAILTEKITMFFGVPTVFITLLNLNPSILANVRYFFSAAAPMPVEIAQKWQEQYGIVIHEGYGLTETSPCACYNHNSNYKFGSIGTPIDNVAMKIVDTEGKELPPGEIGEIAIKGSNVMLGYWNRPLETAKVLKNGWFHSGDIGSMDEDGYFYIVDRLKDMINVSGFKVYPAEVENVLYQHPAVAEAAVYGLPDPFKGETVNANIVLKDGYTITETEIAAFCAEKIATYKVPKCFKFVDAIPKNATGKVLKRLLSQNQAVFSQTA encoded by the coding sequence ATGAACATTACTTATCACATCGAACGTGCTAGTAAGCTTTTTCCTGACAAAACCGCCTTAATCTTTGAAGAAAAATCTTACACTTATCAAGAATTAGATCGATTAGCCAACCGCATGGCGAATGGTTTGACCAAACTAGGAGTAACAAAAGGCGATCGCGTTGCTCTTTTCCTCCCTAATATTCCTGAATTTATTATTTCCTATCTGGGTACTCTTAAACTAGGTGCGATCGCAGTTTCTCTAAATGTGATGCTAAAAAGCAGTGAAGTAAGTTTTATTCTCAACGACTGCACTGCCAAGGTTTTAGTTACTACCGAAGAATTAAGAGAACAAGTTATCAAACCCGATATTCCCCAACTGCAAACTATTTTGCTTGCCGAACAACAAATCGGTAGAGGAATTAGTCTAGATTGGATTATTGCCAATGCTTCACCCGAGGCCGAAGCGATAGATTTAAATAAAAAAGATCCTGCTGCGATCGTCTATACCTCTGGAACGACTGGTTTTCCTAAAGGTGCGACACTTTCCCACGGCAATATTGTTTCCAATATGGCAGCCCAAAATCACTGTTGTAATATGACCTCAGGCGATCGCTTGTTGCTTTATCTTCCCTTATTTCATTGCTTCGGACAAAATGCAGTTCTCAATGCAGGATTAAATGTCGGTGCAACCATTGTTTTGCAAAGAAGATTCAACCCCGAACAAGTTTTAGACGCGATCTTAACTGAAAAAATCACCATGTTTTTTGGTGTACCGACAGTATTTATTACACTCTTAAATCTCAATCCTTCAATTTTGGCAAATGTGCGTTATTTTTTCTCTGCTGCTGCACCCATGCCAGTAGAAATCGCCCAAAAATGGCAGGAACAATACGGCATCGTCATCCATGAAGGTTACGGTTTAACTGAAACTTCTCCCTGTGCTTGTTACAACCACAATTCAAACTACAAATTTGGTTCAATTGGTACTCCCATTGACAACGTTGCCATGAAGATTGTCGATACGGAAGGCAAAGAATTACCCCCAGGAGAAATAGGTGAAATTGCCATCAAAGGATCTAACGTCATGTTGGGTTATTGGAATCGTCCCTTAGAAACTGCCAAAGTTTTGAAAAATGGTTGGTTTCACAGTGGTGATATCGGTTCGATGGATGAAGATGGTTACTTTTATATTGTTGATCGCCTCAAAGACATGATCAATGTCTCTGGTTTTAAAGTCTATCCCGCCGAAGTAGAAAACGTTCTCTATCAACATCCAGCCGTTGCCGAAGCAGCAGTATATGGACTGCCCGATCCTTTTAAAGGCGAAACCGTCAACGCCAATATCGTTCTTAAAGACGGTTACACCATTACCGAAACCGAAATTGCTGCTTTCTGTGCCGAGAAAATCGCCACCTACAAAGTACCTAAATGCTTTAAATTCGTCGATGCCATTCCCAAAAATGCCACAGGCAAAGTACTCAAAAGATTACTCAGTCAAAATCAAGCTGTTTTTTCCCAAACAGCATAA